TGCCAGCCATCACACCTGTTTGCCACTGCCGGCGGACGAAGCATTCATCAAGCGTTTGCTGGTGCGGTTCACCCAGGCGGGTATCGGTGGTGCAGGTCTGCAGCAACTGTGTGTCGAACAACAGAGCCAAGCGCCAGACGATGTCGATTGGCTTTACTTGTTGGCTTGTCAAAACAGTTTGTTGGGGCTTGAGGATCAGGCGCTACCCTGCTGGATCCGGCTCTGGCTGGAGTATCGTCACCCGAAGGCTGAAAGTTACTTGCTGGAGCTTTGCGCCAAACGTCAGCCAGACTTTCTCGCGCTGCTGATTCAGGCATTTGACCGTCTGGAAAATTTCCGTGACTGGTCCCATGACCTCGACGATGTCACTCAAGAATATGGCAGCCCTTCACAGCGTCCCGAAACGCTGGCTCGCTGGCTTGGGGTCGGGCAACTCAATCTGCAAGGATTGGCAGCCTCATTTGTCGATTGGCGAATGACGGGGGATGAACTGCCTCTGCTGGCATTGCTGCTAGGGGAGCATGCGGATTCCCGCTTGCAGCGTCTGTACCGGCATGCTTGGGCCTTGCATCGTGGGGATGTGTGGTTGTTGCAACAAATACTGGACGAGCCGCATCCGTTCGATGCCCTTGAGGGGTTGGTGTTGAGCGGGTTCAAGTATCAGGCAGAGCAGCAACTCTGTTGGTTGAATCAGGCGCCGATTCCGTTGGCAATGAAGGCCTTTCTCAACAGCCGTTCAGTTGAGCCGCAACTCGCCGAGGAACTGACAAAAGGCGAACCGCACAAGATTTGTCGCCTGTGGTTGAGCAGGCTGCGGGCTTACGACCCGTCTGCCCTGGTGCGGATCGATCAGGCATTTGACTTGGTGGACGCAGAAGCGGACGTGAACTTGCGGAGCTTGAGTCTGCTGGTCCAATTGGGACAGCGAGGCGCAGTCCTGCCGGTCATTGTGCAAGGCGAGGCGGCGTGGCAATGGCACGCTCAATCGGTATTCCTGCTGGCATTGCTCGAACAGCCTGAGCGTTGGTTGACGTTGATCGATACGCAATGCCTGGAGCGGCTGGAGCTCAACCCGGCTCATCCCCTGAGTCGGCTCCAGCCGTTGTTGCGGCGTTTGCAGCGTGAGCAAGGCAACTGCACCGGTTTGCTGGGATGGCTGCAAGGTACCGATCCGGTCCATGGCTTGCTCGTGCAGCAGCTGTTCAATGTGCAACAGGCCCTGGACAGCACAGCGCTGCCCGGTAATGCGCAGCTCTATACCTGCATTGAAAGTGATCCTGATGCGTGTGGCGAGGATTTGCTGGGGCTGATGCTGCTCTGGGGTGTGCTGTATCACGATCCGAGCCTTGACGCCGAGCAGCATCGCGCACTGTTGCAATCCATTGCCGCTATCAGTTGTGAAGATGACTGGTTCGAAGCGTTCCGTAATGGTTTGATCAAGGGGGATCCTGTTTGGCCGCCTCGCAAAGTGCTGACGGATTTCGACGTCGACAAGCTGCTGGTCTATGAAGTCCTCGATACGCTGAGAAGCCTGATTCGTTATGGCGCGGCAGGCGTGCCGAGGACCAAGGTGCTGCAACAGTTGCAGCGCGGAAAGGATGAAACCGCGAACAGTGTGGGCCTGCGTCTGGCATTGACTGCCTTGCTGTCCTGGAGCGAGCGCCTGCTCCTGGCCAAAAGCGACACTCGCCCGGTGCCGTCTGCTGCGGTCTGGCGCTTGGGCACGCGATTGGGACGCAAGGCGTTTATCGGGCAGGTGCTGGGATGTGTGGTGATCACCCCGATCGTGGCGCTACTCAGCGGCACTGCCGTCTCGGGGGTTGTCATGCTGCTGCTGGGCATCGGGTTGTTGCTCAGTGCGACTCTGCGTCGGCTGCATGACATTGGCCGCGGGATTCCCACACTGCTGATTATTGCCTGTCTGACGCCGGTTTTGCCGTTCCTGCCTCTGGTGTTGTTCGGCTTTTCCGGCGACAAGCTGCCTAACCGCTATGGTGTGCCGCCGGACAGCGTCGGAGAGGACTCGCTGCCCGGTGGCTTGCAGACGACCCTGCGGCGGCTTAACGGCTAAAGGCGCAGTTGATCCAGCGCTTTATTGAGTTGAGACCGATGGCTGGCAATCTCCACCGATTGCTGGCCACCGAGCACGGCGGTAAAGGCATCCAGCCAACCGGCAATTTGTTCGCGCTCATCGCCCAGGCTTTGCGTCCACGCACGCTCCAGCCGTGCCAGCAGGGTGCGGTTGGGCAGCGCGTCTCGTGGATGGATTTTCAGGGCGCTGAGCCGTTCATGGCTGTTTTGCCGTGATTGCGGGTCGAGCCCGGTGGGGCTGCGATCAATGCTGTGGCTGTGGCGTTCGCCGCTGGCCAGCAGGGTCACGTCAACTTCAAGCAAGCCGTTGATGTCGTAGCTGAAGCGCACATCCAGGGCTTGTATCTGGTCGCCGGGTGTCACCGCGACGTCGAAGGCATCGATGAAAATATTGTCCCGCACCCACGGCCGTTCACCCTGATAGACCGCGATACGGATTTGGTCTTGCTGCGGATGGGTGGTGTAAAAGCGTTGCACCCGAGAGGTAGGGATCACGGTGTTGCGTTCGATGATCGGCGAGAAGGCGCCGCTGACGTCTTCACCGCGATGGGTCGAGATGCCCAGAGTGTACGGGCAGACGTCGGTCAGGATCAGCTCCTCGATTGCGCTATCGCGGGCCTTGCACGCCGCCTGGGTGGCGGCGCCCAGTGCGACAATCGTGTCCGGGTCGAGATGGCGATAGGGCAGGCGCCCGAACAGTGTGGCGACCATCTGCTGCACGGCTGGCATCCGCGTAGCACCGCCGACCAGCACCAGACTGTCGAGGTCCCGGGGCTTGAGCCGTGCATCGCGCAGGGCTTGTTCGATGGGAGCGCGCAACCGGGCCAGCAGCGGTTCCCAGATTTTCAGCGCGGCGGCCTCATCCAGCGACCACTCGCGCAAGACGTCGGCGCCATTCCAGTTCAGATGCTGGGTGCCTTCACTGAGTTTGCATTTGAGTTGCTCCAGAGCATCCCCCAGGCTGGCCAACCCCTGGCCGTCGATCAGCTGTGGGGTGAGTTGCCAGTCTTTCAGGCAGGCCTGCAACAATGCTGCGGTGAAGTCTTCACCGCCTAGGAAGTTGTCGCCGGTGGAAGCGTGCACTTCAATCAGCGGCAGTGCGTATTCCAGGACCGTGACATCGAAGGTGCCGCCGCCCAAGTCGAAAATCAGCGTGCGCTCGAACTTCTGCTCGTGCAGCCCGTACGCCATGGCGGCGGCGGTCGGCTCGTTGATCAGCCGCGACACCGTCAAGCCCGCCAGCTCGGCGGCAAACAGCGTGCGTTTGCGTTGCTCGTCACTGAAGTAGGCCGGCACCGAAATCACCGCCTCATGCACCGGATGGCCCAACCAGGCTTCGGCATCCTGTTTGAGTGAACCGATTACCAGTGCTGACAGTTCTTCCGGGCTAAATTGCTGCCCGCCCAGTTCGAACTGTTTGTCGCTGCCCATAAAACGCTTGAACGCCGCCACTGTGCGTTCTGGATGGGTGGTCAGACGGGCGCGAGCCGCATTGCCAACCAGAATGCTGTCGTCTTCATCGAGGCTGATCACTGAAGGGGTGAGGAAATCGCCTAGGGCGTTGGGAATCAACTGTGCGCGACCTTCCTGCCAAACGGCGATCAGGCTATTGGTGGTCCCAAGGTCGATACCCAGCAAGGCCGGGCGGGGGAGGGTTGCATCCTGCATGGTTGATCTCTTTGAGGCGGTGCAAAAAACGCGACCCTACAGGTTGAGAGAAAAACTGGCAATTGGAGCGCCTGTTACGGAATATCTCCCGTGCGGTGCATCAGTGACCCCGATTATTTGAGCAGTTTCTGAAACTCCTCCACCGGCAGTGGCCGGCTGTGCAAATAGCCCTGATACAAATGGCAGCCCAGCCCCTGCAAAAACTCCAGCTGCTCCAGGGTTTCCACCCCTTCGGCGATGACTTCCAGCTCCAGGCTGCGGGCCATGGCGACGATGGCACGAATGATTTCGGCATCGTTGGGGTCGGTGGTGGCGTCGCGGACGAACGACTGATCGATTTTCAGGGTGTCCACTGGCAGGCGTTTGAGGTAAGTCAGCGAGGAATAACCGGTGCCGAAATCGTCCATGGCAAAACTCACGCCGAGTTTTTTCAGGCGCCGCATTTTGCTGATGGTGTCGTCCAGGTTCTGGATGACGATGCCTTCGGTGATTTCCAGTTTCAGCAATGAGCAGGGCAGGCCATGGCTGCCGAGGCTGTGTTCGATGCGTTCGACAAAATCGTTTTGACGGAATTGTCGTGGGCTGATGTTCACACACAAGCTGAAATTGAGCGGATCGATCAGGCCCTTGGCGATCAGGTGTTTGAAGGCCGCGCAGGCTTCGTCGAGGATCCACGTGCCGACTTCCAGAATCAGCCCGCTGTCTTCCAGCACCTTGATGAACTCGGTGGGCGATTGCGCGCCCAGCTGCGGATGGTGCCAGCGCACCAGGGCTTCGGCGCCGGTAATGCGGTTGTCGCGGGCGTCTACTTGCGGTTGGTATTGAACGCTGAACTCACCCCGGGAAAGGGCCAGACGCAGGTCGGTTTCCATGCGCAGGCGTTCGCTGGCGGCCTTCTGCATGGTGTTGTGATACATCTGCGTGGTGTTGCGGCCCGAGTCCTTGGCGCGGTAAAGGGCGATATCGGCGCGTTTGAGCAGGTCGGTCGGGGTCGAGCCGTGGTCGGGGATCAGCGCGATGCCGATGCTCGGCGTCACTTGCAGGCGCTGTCCGTCGAGGAACATCGGTTCGGACAGGAGTTCGCGCAAGGTGTCCGCCAATTCCCGGACCTGAGCGCTGACGTCGCTGCGCGAGCCTTCCAGACCACTGAGCAACACCACAAACTCGTCACCGCCCAGGCGCGCGACGGTGTCCTCCATGCGGACGCTGGCTTCGAGGCGCGCGGTGATGATCTTCAGCACCGTATCGCCTACCGGATGACCTAGGGAGTCGTTGATGTGCTTGAAGTGGTCGAGGTCGAGGAACATCAGCGCGCCGCGCAGGTTGTGGCGCTTGAGCAGGGCGATCTGCTGGCTCAGGCGATCCATCAACAGTGCGCGGTTGGGCAGGTTGGTCAGCGGGTCGTGGTAGGCCAAGTGACGGATCTGCGCTTCGGCATTTTTCAGCAAGCTGACGTCCCGCGCGGTCAGCAGCAGGCACGCGGTTTCGTTGAGGGTGATCGGCTCCACCGAGACTTCGACGGTCAGCAACTCACCGCGTTTGTTGCGCCCGAGCATTTCCTGATGGTGAACCCGGCCCTTGATCTGTAGTTCCGCCAACAAGGCGGAGCGTTGTTTCTCTTCGGCCCAGATGCCCACCTGATACACCGTGCGACCGACCACTTCATCAGCGCGGTAACCTGTCAGGCGACAGAAACCATCGTTAACTTCCAGGTAGCGCCCGGTGTCACGCTCGGTAATGGTGATGGCGTCGGGGCTTGAGTGGAAGGCCTTGGCGAACTTCTCCTCACTGGCCTTGAGCGCCGCTTCCGAGCGTTGCTGTTGGGTGATGTCGCGCAGGGTGGTGACGATGCAGGGCTGGTCGCCGACGCTGATCTGCCGGCTCGAAATCACGCAAGTCAGGGATTGCCCGTCCTTGTGCTGAACGATGATTGCCACGTTGTTCAGGCCTTGCTCGCGGATGACCCGCTCGATTCGTTGCAGGCTTTTTGCCGAAGCGTCCCACAGGCCGATTTCGTCGGCGCTGCGGCCAATCACGTCGGTGGTGCTCCAGCCGAATGTCTGAGTGAAACTGGAGTTGATCTCGATGAAATGGCCGGTGTCCTGGCGCGTGACGCAAATCGGGTCCGGGCTGACCTGGAACAAGGTGGCGAATTTCTCTTCCGATGCCACCAGTTGCTGTTCGCGTTCCATCTGGTCAGTGATGTCCAGCAGTGTGCCGGCCATGCGCAGCGGGTTGCCGTGGTCGTCTCGATAAAGTCTGGCGCGGCTTTCCAGGTAGCGCGAACTGCCGTCCGCCAACTGCACGCGGTACGTCAGTTGATAATTGCCGGCCGGGCCTTCGCGCAAGCTGCGGTAGGCGTCGCGCATGGTGTCGCGTTCTTCGCCGGGCACGCCTTCGAAAAACGCGTCGAAGGACTCATGGAAGGGTTTGGAGTCCAGCCCATGTAACTGGGCGGCCCGCGCCGAGCCGTAAAGCATGCCGCTGGGAATGTGCCAATCCCAGGTGCCGAGTTGCGCCGAGTCCAGAGCCAGGTCGAGGCGTTCCTGGCTGTCTTTGAGGGCGTGCTCGGCAATTTTGCGTTCGGTGGTGTCGAGGAACGTGCTCAGCAGATAAGGCTGGCCTTCGAGTTCGACCTTTTTCGCGCTGAGGATGCCGTCGTGAACCTGCCCGTTGCTGGCGCGAAACTGCACCTCCATGTTGATCAGCTCGCCTTTGGCCTTGGTAGCCTTAACCAGTTGCGTTCGTTGCTCCGGGTTGACCCAAAGACCCAGCTCCAGCGTGGTTCGACCGATAGCGTCCTGCACCGGCCAGCCGAACAGGCTTTCGAAATACTGGTTGGCTTCGCTGATCAGCCCGTCTTCCTGACGGGTCAGCAGCACCATGTTCGGGCACAGGTGAAACAGCGTGGCGAAGCGTTTTTCCGAGCTGCTCAGCGCCTGTTCGCGCTGGCGCTGATGGGTGATTTCACGAATGACCCCAATCATACGCGGTCGGCCGTTTTTGTCCGGCAGCAGGCTGCCGTTGATTTCCAGCCAGTGCAGACTGCCGTCGGGCCAGCGGATGCGGTGGTGCATCGCCTGTTCCAGCGGAGCGCCGGCGATCACTGCATTGAAGGCGCGAATGGCTTTCGCCCGATCCTCCTGAGGCAGCAGGTCGAGGTATTCCAGGTCTTCCGGCAACGGCTGCCGGGGATCGAAACCGAACAACGCCTGAGTACCCCGTGACCAACTGATTTGCCCCCGCTCGATGTCCCAATACCAGGCGCCTAGCCGAGCACCGTTAAGGGCCGCCAGCAACTGCGGGGCGCTTTCCCAGCTCTGCTCGGACCGTTTGGGGTCAAGTGCCTGAATGCGCGGCATCGGCGGCATACGTTCAACAGATTTGGGCATGGATGACAGGCCTTGGGCTGAATTGGGCGTTAGGCACAGGGTTTTGGGGCTCTATAGGCGTAGCACAAAAAGAAGAAGCACAGCTTAGCCGCGAGTCCCTGGCTGATCGATTTGTGCATCCAGCAGAGCCATGAAGGCCCGTGCCGCGTTCGACAGCGTCCGTTCGGTGTGCAGGATATAGCCTAGCTGGCGAGTGAGCTGTATGCCCGGCAAAGGTATGCGCGCCACTTGATCGTCCAGCATGGTGCGCGGCAAAACGCTCCAGGCCAGGCCGATCGAGACCATCATCTTTATGGTTTCCAGATAGTTCGTGCTCATGGCGATGTTCGGCGTCAGGCCCTGGGCCTCGAACAGGCGCTGCACGATGTGGTGGGTAAAGGTGTTGCCGCCGGGGAAAACCGCGGGGTGCAGGGCAATGTCCGCCAGGCTGACCGGACCGTTAGCGATCAGCGAATGCTCCGGGGCGACCACGAAATCCAGCGGGTCATCCCACACGGGCGTGGCCTTGACCAGTGCGTGGGGCTCCGGTGCAAGCGTGATTACCGCCAGTTCGGCGCGGCCATGGAGGATTTCTTCGTAAGCCACTTCCGAATCGAGGAACTGAATATCCAGCGCCACTTGTGGGTAGCGTCGGGTGAACTCCCTTAATAAGGGCGGCAAGCGGTGCAGGCCAATGTGATGACTGGTGGCCAATGTCAGACGACCGGAGACTTCGCCGGTCAGGTTGGTCAGGGCGCGGCGGGTGTCATCCAGTACATTGAGGATCTGATAGGCGCGTGGCAGTAGGGCGCGACCGGCTTCGGTCAAGCTGACTTCCCGGCCCAGTCGATCGAACAGCCGCACCTTCAATTGTTGCTCCAGGCCGGCGATGCGCTTGCTGATGGCGGGTTGCGTCAGGTGCAGCCGTTCGCCGGCGCCGGAGAAGCTTCCAGTCTCGGCAATCGCGATAAAAGCATTGAGGTTGGCGAGGTCCATGATGATGTCTCAGTTGTATTCCATGTGGTTATGCAAAGCATAAAAAATATGAATTTGAGTTATTTAATGTAACCCCCTAGGATCGACCTCACAAGCCAAGGGGTTATTGAAAGTTTCAAAATCCGGGGCATAGAAACAAGCTGATGAGGAAACCGTCTGATGGCCGGCAAAACGCTCTACGACAAGCTCTGGGATTCGCATTTGGTCAAGCAGCGCGACGATGGCTCTGCGCTGATCTACATCGATCGTCACATCATCCACGAAGTGACCTCGCCGCAAGCCTTCGAAGGCCTGCGTCTGGCCGGGCGCAAGCCTTGGCGCATCGATGCCAACATCGCGACCCCGGACCACAACGTTCCGACAACTCCGGAGCGCAAGGGCGGTATCGAAGCGATTGTCGACCAGGTCTCGCGTTTGCAGGTTCAGACCCTCGATGACAACTGTGACGAATACGGCATTGTCGAATTCAAGATGAATGATGTGCGCCAAGGCATCGTCCACGTGATCGGCCCGGAGCAGGGCGCCACCTTGCCGGGCATGACCGTGGTCTGCGGCGACTCCCACACCTCGACCCACGGCGCGTTCGGTGCCCTGGCTCACGGTATCGGCACTTCCGAGGTCGAGCACGTGCTTGCCACTCAGTGCCTGGTCGCCAAGAAAATGAAGAACATGCGGGTGTCCGTCGAAGGCCAATTGCCGTTCGGCGTGACCGCCAAGGACATCGTCCTCGCAGTGATCGGCAAAATCGGCACCGCCGGCGGTAACGGCCACGCCATCGAGTTCGCCGGTAGCGCGATTCGCGACTTGTCCGTTGAAGGTCGCATGACCATTTGCAACATGGCGATCGAGGCCGGCGCTCGCGTAGGTCTGGTGGCCGCCGACGAAAAAACCGTGGCTTACGTCAAGGGCCGTCCATTTGCTCCGAAAGGCGCGGAATGGGACTTGGCTGTCGAAGCGTGGAAAGACCTGGTTTCCGACGCGGATGCCAAGTTCGACACCATCGTTGAGCTCGATGCCACTCAGATCAAACCGCAAGTCAGCTGGGGCACCTCGCCCGAGATGGTCTTGGCTGTCGATCAGAACGTTCCCGATCCTGCGAAGGAAATGGACCTGGTCAAGCGTGGCTCCATCGAACGCGCCTTGAAATACATGGGTTTGACCGCCAATCAGGCGATCACCGACATTCAGCTGGACCGCGTATTCATTGGCTCCTGCACCAACTCGCGGATCGAAGACCTGCGCGCCGCTGCCGTGATCGCCAAGGGTCGTAAAGTGGCTTCGACCATCAAGCAGGCCATCGTGGTGCCGGGTTCGGGGCTGGTGAAGGCTCAGGCCGAATCCGAAGGCCTGGACAAGATTTTCCTCGAGGCCGGTTTCGAATGGCGCGAGCCGGGTTGCTCCATGTGCCTGGCGATGAACCCGGACCGTTTGGAGTCGGGCGAGCATTGCGCGTCGACCTCCAACCGTAACTTCGAAGGCCGTCAGGGCGCCGGTGGCCGTACGCACCTCGTGAGCCCGGCCATGGCCGCCGCCGCCGCGGTGAACGGTCGTTTCGTCGACGTCCGTGAATTGATCTAAAGGAGCGCAGCATGAAAGCTTTTACCCAGCACACTGGTCTTGTCGCGCCTTTGGATCGTGCCAACGTCGACACCGACCAGATCATTCCGAAGCAGTTCTTGAAGTCGATCAAGCGCACCGGCTTCGGCCCGAACCTGTTCGATGAGTGGCGTTACCTGGATGTCGGGCAACCGTATCAGGACAACTCCAAGCGCCCGTTGAACAAGGACTTCGTCCTCAACGCCGAACGTTATCAGGGCGCCAGCGTGTTGCTGGCCCGCGAGAACTTCGGTTGCGGCTCCAGCCGCGAACACGCGCCGTGGGCGCTGGAAGAGTACGGTTTCCGCACCATCATTGCGCCGAGCTATGCCGACATCTTCTTCAACAACAGCTTCAAGAACGGCTTGCTGCCGATCATCCTGAGCGACGCTGAAGTCGATGAGCTGTTCCAGCAGGTTGAGGCGACGCCGGGCTATCAGTTGCAGGTTGATCTGCAAGCCCAGACCGTGACCCGTCCGGATGGCAAGGTGTTGAGTTTTGAGATTGACGCGTTCCGCAAGCACTGCCTGCTCAATGGCCTGGACGATATCGGCCT
The window above is part of the Pseudomonas sp. B21-048 genome. Proteins encoded here:
- the leuC gene encoding 3-isopropylmalate dehydratase large subunit; amino-acid sequence: MAGKTLYDKLWDSHLVKQRDDGSALIYIDRHIIHEVTSPQAFEGLRLAGRKPWRIDANIATPDHNVPTTPERKGGIEAIVDQVSRLQVQTLDDNCDEYGIVEFKMNDVRQGIVHVIGPEQGATLPGMTVVCGDSHTSTHGAFGALAHGIGTSEVEHVLATQCLVAKKMKNMRVSVEGQLPFGVTAKDIVLAVIGKIGTAGGNGHAIEFAGSAIRDLSVEGRMTICNMAIEAGARVGLVAADEKTVAYVKGRPFAPKGAEWDLAVEAWKDLVSDADAKFDTIVELDATQIKPQVSWGTSPEMVLAVDQNVPDPAKEMDLVKRGSIERALKYMGLTANQAITDIQLDRVFIGSCTNSRIEDLRAAAVIAKGRKVASTIKQAIVVPGSGLVKAQAESEGLDKIFLEAGFEWREPGCSMCLAMNPDRLESGEHCASTSNRNFEGRQGAGGRTHLVSPAMAAAAAVNGRFVDVRELI
- a CDS encoding DUF805 domain-containing protein produces the protein MSCWIRLGIEPTKDQTLIRNAYRARLPEHHPESDPEGFQALREAYESANRFARHEEVEIEDEGAAASEIPQTLVDFYALLEDPARRFNPEAWRAFVKALDQLPLDALDDLGWGLFHALANAGSLSYCCANLLAQRMGWEHQLLDLGFEQANKVEQFLQRIKTPDPFDTTLMSGWSEPAQMETLWYARSLDYLFEHRPLHEFEDFASHHTCLPLPADEAFIKRLLVRFTQAGIGGAGLQQLCVEQQSQAPDDVDWLYLLACQNSLLGLEDQALPCWIRLWLEYRHPKAESYLLELCAKRQPDFLALLIQAFDRLENFRDWSHDLDDVTQEYGSPSQRPETLARWLGVGQLNLQGLAASFVDWRMTGDELPLLALLLGEHADSRLQRLYRHAWALHRGDVWLLQQILDEPHPFDALEGLVLSGFKYQAEQQLCWLNQAPIPLAMKAFLNSRSVEPQLAEELTKGEPHKICRLWLSRLRAYDPSALVRIDQAFDLVDAEADVNLRSLSLLVQLGQRGAVLPVIVQGEAAWQWHAQSVFLLALLEQPERWLTLIDTQCLERLELNPAHPLSRLQPLLRRLQREQGNCTGLLGWLQGTDPVHGLLVQQLFNVQQALDSTALPGNAQLYTCIESDPDACGEDLLGLMLLWGVLYHDPSLDAEQHRALLQSIAAISCEDDWFEAFRNGLIKGDPVWPPRKVLTDFDVDKLLVYEVLDTLRSLIRYGAAGVPRTKVLQQLQRGKDETANSVGLRLALTALLSWSERLLLAKSDTRPVPSAAVWRLGTRLGRKAFIGQVLGCVVITPIVALLSGTAVSGVVMLLLGIGLLLSATLRRLHDIGRGIPTLLIIACLTPVLPFLPLVLFGFSGDKLPNRYGVPPDSVGEDSLPGGLQTTLRRLNG
- a CDS encoding LysR family transcriptional regulator; the protein is MDLANLNAFIAIAETGSFSGAGERLHLTQPAISKRIAGLEQQLKVRLFDRLGREVSLTEAGRALLPRAYQILNVLDDTRRALTNLTGEVSGRLTLATSHHIGLHRLPPLLREFTRRYPQVALDIQFLDSEVAYEEILHGRAELAVITLAPEPHALVKATPVWDDPLDFVVAPEHSLIANGPVSLADIALHPAVFPGGNTFTHHIVQRLFEAQGLTPNIAMSTNYLETIKMMVSIGLAWSVLPRTMLDDQVARIPLPGIQLTRQLGYILHTERTLSNAARAFMALLDAQIDQPGTRG
- the leuD gene encoding 3-isopropylmalate dehydratase small subunit, which translates into the protein MKAFTQHTGLVAPLDRANVDTDQIIPKQFLKSIKRTGFGPNLFDEWRYLDVGQPYQDNSKRPLNKDFVLNAERYQGASVLLARENFGCGSSREHAPWALEEYGFRTIIAPSYADIFFNNSFKNGLLPIILSDAEVDELFQQVEATPGYQLQVDLQAQTVTRPDGKVLSFEIDAFRKHCLLNGLDDIGLTLQDHEAIATFEAKHRASQPWLFRDA
- a CDS encoding molecular chaperone HscC, with the protein product MQDATLPRPALLGIDLGTTNSLIAVWQEGRAQLIPNALGDFLTPSVISLDEDDSILVGNAARARLTTHPERTVAAFKRFMGSDKQFELGGQQFSPEELSALVIGSLKQDAEAWLGHPVHEAVISVPAYFSDEQRKRTLFAAELAGLTVSRLINEPTAAAMAYGLHEQKFERTLIFDLGGGTFDVTVLEYALPLIEVHASTGDNFLGGEDFTAALLQACLKDWQLTPQLIDGQGLASLGDALEQLKCKLSEGTQHLNWNGADVLREWSLDEAAALKIWEPLLARLRAPIEQALRDARLKPRDLDSLVLVGGATRMPAVQQMVATLFGRLPYRHLDPDTIVALGAATQAACKARDSAIEELILTDVCPYTLGISTHRGEDVSGAFSPIIERNTVIPTSRVQRFYTTHPQQDQIRIAVYQGERPWVRDNIFIDAFDVAVTPGDQIQALDVRFSYDINGLLEVDVTLLASGERHSHSIDRSPTGLDPQSRQNSHERLSALKIHPRDALPNRTLLARLERAWTQSLGDEREQIAGWLDAFTAVLGGQQSVEIASHRSQLNKALDQLRL
- a CDS encoding PAS domain S-box protein, which encodes MPKSVERMPPMPRIQALDPKRSEQSWESAPQLLAALNGARLGAWYWDIERGQISWSRGTQALFGFDPRQPLPEDLEYLDLLPQEDRAKAIRAFNAVIAGAPLEQAMHHRIRWPDGSLHWLEINGSLLPDKNGRPRMIGVIREITHQRQREQALSSSEKRFATLFHLCPNMVLLTRQEDGLISEANQYFESLFGWPVQDAIGRTTLELGLWVNPEQRTQLVKATKAKGELINMEVQFRASNGQVHDGILSAKKVELEGQPYLLSTFLDTTERKIAEHALKDSQERLDLALDSAQLGTWDWHIPSGMLYGSARAAQLHGLDSKPFHESFDAFFEGVPGEERDTMRDAYRSLREGPAGNYQLTYRVQLADGSSRYLESRARLYRDDHGNPLRMAGTLLDITDQMEREQQLVASEEKFATLFQVSPDPICVTRQDTGHFIEINSSFTQTFGWSTTDVIGRSADEIGLWDASAKSLQRIERVIREQGLNNVAIIVQHKDGQSLTCVISSRQISVGDQPCIVTTLRDITQQQRSEAALKASEEKFAKAFHSSPDAITITERDTGRYLEVNDGFCRLTGYRADEVVGRTVYQVGIWAEEKQRSALLAELQIKGRVHHQEMLGRNKRGELLTVEVSVEPITLNETACLLLTARDVSLLKNAEAQIRHLAYHDPLTNLPNRALLMDRLSQQIALLKRHNLRGALMFLDLDHFKHINDSLGHPVGDTVLKIITARLEASVRMEDTVARLGGDEFVVLLSGLEGSRSDVSAQVRELADTLRELLSEPMFLDGQRLQVTPSIGIALIPDHGSTPTDLLKRADIALYRAKDSGRNTTQMYHNTMQKAASERLRMETDLRLALSRGEFSVQYQPQVDARDNRITGAEALVRWHHPQLGAQSPTEFIKVLEDSGLILEVGTWILDEACAAFKHLIAKGLIDPLNFSLCVNISPRQFRQNDFVERIEHSLGSHGLPCSLLKLEITEGIVIQNLDDTISKMRRLKKLGVSFAMDDFGTGYSSLTYLKRLPVDTLKIDQSFVRDATTDPNDAEIIRAIVAMARSLELEVIAEGVETLEQLEFLQGLGCHLYQGYLHSRPLPVEEFQKLLK